The region TTCCCAATTTCATTATGTCAAATCCCAAAGCCGTACACTCCTAAAATGAGTTCTCCAGTCACGCATTATATATCTACTTAAATTAATAGGTCCAAGAAATGGTACAAAAATTAAGGACTTTGAATTTCAAGCGGAAAATCAGGGCAGAAATGGTGGTTGGAGTCACTTTTTGCATTTGCACTAAGCACTCATGAGGGTAAGGTGatctttttgtattttggttGGAAACACCATTTCGGCCTGAAAATCATTGTTCAAGAAGATATAGGCTTGCTTGATGGCCATATCAATAGATGGGTTCTTGTGATTAAGTTCCCATCATCTGAGAGGAAAACTCATGGGAGATCCAAACCTGTAGTTGTCTTCTTTCTCCTGTCAATAATCAATATCCCATGAAATGTACATCTCAGACATAAAGATTCCACACTGATTACCAGCCTCTGATTTTATCAATACATGAAAAAAAAACCAACGAGGGGATAAACCATCACTGTACGAAATTTGACATTAGATAATCAAAATATCTCTTCGTCTTCTCCgcattttttgattaaaaaatgaattcagTGCATCAGACTCTCGCATTATTACAGACTTTTAGAGAATGTCAGTTGCAAGTAGTCTTTGCCCTTATTTAGCGCAGTTGCCCCAAGACTCACCTTCTGTGCTATTTTGGATTGGCACTTCAAAATCCTCTCCGTCCATGTCACTTTCAAGCAAAACCAAGCCCACGAGCAAAACAATTCATAAGGCTGTCGCTACTAATGAACAGGTGATGGTTGGTAATTTTAACAGAAGCTTTGGATATAATGGGGTTCTCCCAGTGAGGAGCGCAGCCATTATTTTTGACGGAAGTTTACACAAAACTTACTTATACATTGTATTTGTCTCACTACAAATGCCATCTTGTTGGGCTTACGCAGACAAGGACAAAATTGACATTACTTTAAGGGCGTACAGTTTTTTCTTGCAGGGAGACGGAGATGGAGACGGACAGTGTTGGCATTtccttgtcttcaatttggggAATCACAGATTTAGACTACACTTAGCATTTTTTATGAAGAATTTTCAACACTCAACCCCACTTTTTAGACTTGTGAGTTTTTCTTACTTTTAGCGAATTGGTGTTGGCAAGAACGCTCAACTACCATTGGCATGAGTCCGTACAACTTGGAGATGAGCTATTTTTTCCCAACAAAGGAAGAGTGATAAAACTTTggaatgtattatattttaacttttgatattaggatttaagttttatttaaattttagaatttagattctagatttttttctgtaaaatttatttagatttttatctTCTATTTTTAGCAATATCTGTTTGGAGGTTTGAATTAGTTTTAGTgttaacctataaataggctttaGGATGCATGCccatatttatattcattttacCTAGGAAGGAAATAGCAAGGATACAAACATTGGGTTGTCTTTGCAATAAGATCAAGACTTGGCTGCAAAGTGGTGCAGAACCAAATAGTGACTGATATCTTCAAAATCCATCTACATACAACCCCAAAGACATTATATACCTTTGTCAAAATATTTAGGCAACCAGAAAAGATCCCAGTAAACCAATGCAGTCATATACAAGTAAAACAAATAACTGGTATTTAATAGAAGCTCTTGTGAGAAAAGTGAATGGAATGAAATGAGTCTTCAgccaaaaaaatatagagaaagaccaagaaaaatttgataGAGAACTCTTAGAAGTATGATATGAGTTAAGGGTCATACAGAAAATAAAGCTGTAAATAGAAATGATTCGTGATCTAGAATTCGTGTAATCAATTCTAaatagtgggattaaagcttggtATGTTGTGTTGTGTGTTATGTAtcataagtaaaaataataacttGACAAGGATGATCCTTTTATACCAAGACAAGTTGATGGATTTGTTGCCATGGTTTGTTGGGAAGGCATATTGTATTCCTCCAGCTACTTTGTCTTCTGCAAAACCTAAGAGCTGGAATCCCCCTGCCctccttttttctatttttttcctggAAGGAGCACTCTTGAATTTGAgccaaattgaaaataaatcacTGAGAGGAGCTAAGAAGACTCAAGTCTGATAATCTACAAGGCTGACTGTTTCAGAAGATCAACATAGTTATGAATGAAAACACGTGCATAAAGTTTTCATAGTAACAAAGACTAAACACAAGTCCCGCAAAACTTGATCATACAATACTACAATGCAAGATTAATTGCTATACTCAGAACCCTAGGGGCACCCAATTAGCTTACAGTTCAGATGAATCGAGTACTATTTCTTGGATACAATAATAACCAAATATATAGTGTTAGTCCACATAGTGCCATAGATATTCTCAAATCTTTGATCTTATTGATAGTGGAACAGCCAAATAGGAAAGCTGGAATGTACATCATCGAATGTAGGGACTATCATAGCTCAGGGTTTCTAGAAATACAAGTACATACAAAAAGTCAACAAGGTCAAACAAGACGACCAAGCATGATTAAGAAATAAAACCACTAGCCTCCATATGAGAGAGAAGGCCAAGAATAGCACGTGTATATAAGCTGCTGATCCACGACAAAGTACAAATCagtaaaacaaatatataaagagAGCTAGTTGGTGTACAATCAATAGAGCATCTGATCCATCTACGAAACCCAATAAACAAATGTTAAAcgtaaaaatttaataacagCTTATTATGGCAAGCATAGATCAATCATCCATGCCATCCAAAGATGTTTAACATTCAGATATCAGAACAATCAAATTCATCACCATGATATACAATCAACGTATTAGAACATGCAAGTCAAGATAAATGAGAGTAgcaataaatccaaatataagaACCAAACCACCTAAACATTTGTCCAATCCAACCATGATGCAGAAAATCCATGACCAAAAATGAACGAACCAACTTCAACAGAAATCCGGCagattcaattttctttttcttttttttccagttCAGGACTCAAATTATAACCATGAAGAAACTAATAAATTATCTGATCAAAGTTTGCATCATCAGAAAGAACATCAGATTTAGATTAGATTAGCAGCACAACTAAAGTTAGAAGAGTTTGGTGAACAAGATAGGTAAAGCATAGGTTCAAATACCAAAGCATACCTCCATAAACTGGAAGCAAGCGAAAAGTCACACCAGATACcttattttcaaaaccaaaatgtaGAGTGTGACATTCAACAGACTACAAGGCTCATAATAGCAAAGGAAATTTGTTATTGCCAACGACCATTGTAGGTACTGGATTTGCCAATACAGATAAAACTTGCTTCATTCAGTGAATAATTGGACCCAAATACTTTCAGACACAACATCAGAAAATAGATCATCACACCTCTACATGAAAGGGCACCAAAATCATGACAACAATGTAGAAAAGTTATGGAACAAAATAAAATCGATTTAATCATTCGAAGACCTCTACATGAAAGGGCTCCACCAAAATCATGACAACAATGTAGGGAAGTTATGgaacaaaataaaatcacttTTAATCATTTCAAGATGAATATAAATTGATTAACTCATAGTCAAGCTTGAACTTAATAAGTGTCTATGGCTCATTGCGGATTGTGATATGGATCTAGAGAGAACATTAGGGCAAAAAACAATCACAGATGACCGACAATGGAGATACTTTATTGTATCAGTTGCAGTGACTTTCCAAATACAGCTTTTGTTAAAGATCAACCTAACAAATGTAACTCCAAGTCTGCTCAAACTTTTAACagattaaaaattcaacaaaagTAAAGAATTACATTCAAGTTCCAAAATTTAGTGAGtttgaatttgatatattaACTTCAATCTAAAGCTCTGAAGCAACACATGCCATTAGGTTAGGATAAAAAGCACTCTTCTATCCCAAATCTAGTTTCAGCAAGTACTAGGTCCACATAACACAAGACTGACCTTGCAAACCGAAACAATATCACATAATTCCTATATCACCACAGTCCTTTGCCGCACTTTAGCTTTCTCCGCATCAATAATAGACTCCACGAGCTTCACCGCGCTGTCCAGCTTCCCCTCAGCATTCACAACCGCGTAGTCAAAATGCCTAATGTGCTTCACCTCCTCCCGAGCCGTGGCAATCCTTACAAGCAAACTCTCCATACTCTCAGTCCTCCTATGGATCAACCTCTGCACCAATGCCGATTCACTCTCCGCCACCAAGAAGATAAAGACAGCAGATCTCCCCAAAATCCTCCTCAATGTTGCAGCCCCCTGTATGTCCACTCTCAACACAATGTCAGACCCTCTGGCCATGAATTCCCTAATTTGCCGTTTGGGAATCCCCTTATAGTCCCCATACACCAATGCATACTCCAAAAGCTCATCACTCCTCGCCATTGCCAAAAACTCCTCCTTGCTCAAGAAAATATAGTCTTTCCCGTCCACCTCGCCGGGCCTTTTCGCCCGGCTCGTCGCCGTGACAACGAAGTGAATTCCCTCCCGAATTTCCCTCAATTTCTTGATCACCGAGTCTTTTCCCACCCCACTCGGCCCGCTGATCACAATTACCAAAGGGTTAGGGTTGGGCGCCAACGGATCCAAACTGAACCTCGAACCCACGGCGGATTCGAGCGCTTGGTACAGTTGCGCGCTGTCGGCGACATCGACGGGCGGGATTCTCGCCGCCGCCGGCCTCCGGACATCGCTCATTTTACAGCTGGACGAAACAAACCGGGGGGTGGGTAAAAATTGGGGCTTGGAGCCgaaaacagaaaatggaaaGGCGGGTTTCCTAGGGCAAAGAAAATGGGTGGAATCAAATCGAGGGAAGGATGTAGAAAGCCTTCTTAAGAGCATCGATGAGGGCATAATATAGGCAGATCCGTTGAACTTTAAAGTTGCAGATTAACATTAACTGCTTCAACGCAGATTTTTTTGCCGCCAATCTGCAACAACGCCAGTAGAGGGATTCGGTTTATATCGTACGCTGCTTCTTCTAGAGTCTCGATTCGggattttccttccttttttctttgccGGAATTGCCCTTCAAGCCCCTCTGTTTGTTGCCTATTTACAATAAACCCTCCCTCCTGTTCTGTGACTAAAGATTCTAAGAAAACACAGTGGCTGGACACTGGCGTGGCGTCTATCCTTTTGGCcctataatttattatttctgGTTGCTTAGAGTGTAAAAGGTGAAATTTCTTAACCCCATATATGGGGAAGGGGTTAATTATGATATACGAAAGCACACTAAGTAAGAGGTATAATGTATGGTGCTCACAAGGAATCATTCTCACAGGATGATGAAACTCTCATACTGTGACTGTCATGACTCAAGTCTGCATCCTTGGGTATAATTTGTTACTTGAAAACCAATCGTGCTACGCCCGTGAGTTCAAATAAGTTCAGGATgcctatattatattatattataggctgaatcataaaaatattaatgtattttattaaaaaactgGTGTGAcatctcaaatttttaaatctcttattagaTATTTCTATTTCAAAATGTCATATTAGacattttgaaatccaaaaaataaaattattaaatattttattaaataataattaaaaataaaatctcaatataAAATACACGTGCGTATTTAGAAATATGCTCTCTACTTTAacatttttctattcttttcctATATTAAAACGTTGAAACTTTTAAGTTGTTTCATTCCTGTCGTCAAGCCATTTTGTTCTCATCGTCGAGCCATTCCATTCCCAATGTCTAGGACAATCAAAACGTCATTGAGACATTTAGTTCCTATCATTGAGCCATTTCGTTCTTAATGTCTAAGACAACCATAATGTCATCGAGtcgattataaatatattttatagtatatattctaatttttattacCTGTTGCTCAAAATGGTGTAAATTTTTTGCTATTAAGATGATAAATTTAGGCTTTTTTATTAAAGTGAAAAGTaagcatttttttaaaataagtaatataatGTGACAATGACGTAACATAAGCAATACAATGCGACATTTATGAGGTCTAATaaactagaaaatattttttaattttttttaaaaataaatgctattacttttaatttttatggcTTCAccctatattatattatatatgtgtatgtatgtgtgcatatataatatacatacataccaacaaatttaaatatatatatatataatatttaaataactataaattattgAGTTAATAAAAATTTCTAGGGGTTCTACATagatttaatttgcattaaattttattataagatGAAATTCAAATTGAGTCTAAAGGACCAATGAGAAGATGTGCCCGTCTCTCTTCTTTGATCTTCCCATATGAAAGACTTCACTTTAACCATGCATATCTAAATAGAAATGCAAACCCATCATCATCCAAAAGGAAACTGAAGGAATCAACAATAATGGCCTGTCTCATTGGAACCAGGGGCTACATTCAGTGTTATGCCATTGATCTTTCAGaggctttttttctttttctgaaaaCCAAACGtaaaaataactattacaaaTGTTTGGTGACTTGAATTCTTTTTTTGAATGCATTTTACAACTCATATTTTTCAGAATTGGGCCGATAACTCACCACTGTGTCTGATCTCACAGGGGGTGTGGGGGCAAAGCTCCTACAGTGTGAACCTTTTCCTTGTGTGTTATGGATTATTTATCTTTTACTGCATCTCCTTCTCTGTCGTATTCTGCATTTGTTCTAATAATAAAGATGGTGAAGTTACAGATTTAACAATAATAAACTGCGATCATGACAAAGTATGGACGGGGGCGGGTCCGTAACTCTATCCATTTTAGTGGAGGGATACAAAGCTCTCTTTCAAGTACAATATGATAATAGTACAAACCAGAATAGAAAATATAGCAGTTGATAACTAAGTTCTACCATCATGTCTTTGCAAAGAATTGACAGTTAATAGAGAGATAATTAACCGAACTGAGAAAGTAATGACACCAGTTGCAAGTTCCCCTTTTTGTGTCTTCCCCTTCACCTTCTCAAATCTTGTTTTTGATTTGGATCACAGAACAGACTTCTTCCAAGAGTCATGCCCATCCTTTTCATCTTCCACAGATTTAGCCAATCGCCTTCACCAACAACAATCTTGGATGTTCGTGCAAGCTAGCACCAATACCATGTCCACTCACACTTGAGAAGTTTACAGTTGACTGCCAATGATTCTCGGAACCTGGCTACACATCCCCCCACAAGTTGAATATGCAGCTCGAGCAGCTTTGCCAGCAACTACTTGCAAGCAGAATAGGGTTCGTTGAATCAATACCAGTGGCTTCCAGACCCACCTTGCGCGGCAGCCACTTTCCTTGCCACGTACTGAGGCTTCGGCTGCAAGCTGTTGGATCCTTCAACTCCATCTTCTACCCTCTCATTTTTACAGGCCAGGTTTCTCCTTGCGTATGAGGAGCTTGTGACGGCATATTGAGAGGGAACAGTTGGATTTCTAACCATCCTCCGCTGTTCAAGAGCCtccgctgctgctgctgctgctgctccaCAGTTGTTGTACCTTAATACTGAGCTCACCACTTTCCCAGGCCTTGCAGCACCGCCTGCTATAGAATTTGTATACCGCCACTTAAAGGAGTCAGATTCTAAGAATGGCATGAACTAACAAATGGGATGGGAAAGCCTAACAAATTATGTAAACATGCAACATCATATAAAACCTCAATTAAAAAGGAACCTACCATCTATGGACACGAAATATATAGAAAGAGGTCAGGTGAAACAATGTTCTTGATGCGGTATTTTTGCTTTGATGTGACCTTAGTTTTTAAATTCCTAGTGGATGTTGGATACGCCCTCTCATAGTGTTGTCAGAAAGTTATTGTTCATCAATCtaccaaatctctctctctctctagacgTGTCTGCACACTGCTTCCACACGTATAGACCTGGAAATTAGCAAATACAGTAACTTCCAacctttttattttaagatacAACATATTAACGTTGATTTTCCTTGTATGGGCAGGTgtgggaagaaaaagaagaacaaactCATAGCAGGACCAAAACATGTTTGAATATACCTGCCACACAACTTTGAAGAATTTCTAAAACATATCCTTTCCCAGTTTCCCTTTTCAAATTTGCCATGATTTCTTGAAAGCTTAAGGCCTTGTTTGAAACCTATGCTGTTTTCAACTCCATTCTGGTTGAAATGGAATGGATAAAATAGCAACACCATTTGACATGGTATTGGCATCCTGTTTATGCAAAGCACGGgtgaaaattttccaaaataatggAACAGGGTTTAAAATTCTTTCCATTTTCGGTCGTATCCATTTCAGTTGACCAGAACAAAACCCATTTCTTCCCTTCAAAATTAAACGgcccccccccaccccacccccacccctttctcttctttccccCCAACACCTCAATCTCACCTGAGGCATTGTCGGCCACCATTGTCCATCTTCTTCGGCTCATCTTCACTCTTTGGCTTCATCATCTCTGTCTTCAGCTTTTTTGCATTTGTCATTGTTCTATATATATCAACTGAACCCAAATCCAGGTTCAGCTACcccagatctctctctctctctctctctctctctctctctctacacacacaATTAAatggaaagaataaaaaaaagaacacCACAACCACAGATCTGGGGTCATCGAACCCAAATCTGGGTTCAATTGAGTCCTGGTCTAggatcctctctctctctctctctatatatatatatacagtatcAATGAAGAATAGCtgtgtttttctatttttttattttctccgaATTTACTTTTTCAGATATACTGAATATTcactgaatttaatttttttgaattttctgaATTCCCCAAATTTTTGTAGgtctaacaaaataaaattttaattctgcCATGTTTTTTgtgaaagaaaattgaagacaGAATAGGAAAATCAAACAccgtttttagtttttcattccatttttttgacaattgacAGCAAAATCAACATGTTCAGTTTCCATTTTTTCTAACTCAATAAACAGAACACAAATGGAATAAAAACCAACGGTGAAaattaacacacacaaaaaaaaacatgCGGCATTTTCAAACAGCctctaaatattattattattattcaccCTCTTCTAAGAGGTTTTCCATCAACCATTGATAATTAAGCAAGTTCCACAAAGGGTGTTCAACATTTATGTTAGGGTTTTACaatctaaattataaaataaacatgtttCTCTCCATGAATGTGTAGGAGGAGGACAGGACAAATGGGTCGCTTGCCCTATGGAAATTTTCATCACAAGGGAAAGTTAGGCTTCCCTTGAGAGGCTATGGGGAAATTGAGGGTGGCCCCTTCTTTGTTTGGACTGCTCCACTGGATCTCATACTTCTAACAATTAAAGGAAACATAACAAAATTGTCGGAGAATCATGTTGTAAGTGTACGAGTGTGGAAAGATAATGAACCACATTCTTCTTTGTTGCCCCGTGACTCAAGAATTAGGAGGATTGTCGATTCAATTTTTGGCGTGAGGTGGGTGATGTCAGACTCTTTTTTATGTGATGTGGTGCACCTTCTGTGACTAAAGCAGAATAGCTTTTGATGGTACAAATTCGGCTAATTGCCTAAGTGGAACCTTTCTCATTTCCCTagcttaaaaattaagttataataaAGTCAAACTGACTTCTATTGAGGATAAAAGGGATGAGACacgattaagatggtttggtcatgtaaGATAGACCAACAAATGTTCTGGCAAAGAGAGTGAATGGAATTGAAGAAGATGGTGGCAAAaggggtagaggaagaccaagaaaaaatTGACAAGCAACCCTTAGACATGACATGTTTACAGAAGCTATGGTCATGCATGAAGAAGATTGATAAGCTAGAATCCATGTAATTGACTCCACCTAGGGGGAATAAGTCTTGGTGTGCTATTGTTGTAGTTCTGAGTTTCCATTGTTATAGTTGAgttttttcaaattctaaaactatcttaataacaaaataaaaccaagacAAAATTGATTCCTACACCTTAAATCAATCATTTGCATTGTTCAagacaaacaaaaaaagaaaaaccgcTATTGTGTATTGcggtttcaaaaataaagaagaattcACAAAAGCAGTTTCAACTTTATATCAGAAACAGCTAAATGTTTTTTTCTGCCAAAGAAATCCTGCCTTTGCTAGAAAAGAAACCAAGTCATCGTTTCTGCTATGTTGAAAGAAACCAAAATAAACAAGGCTGAAAACTGCCAAGGGCAATTTCAACTTTAAAGCAGAAATCGCTGTTTGCAGTACCagctttatgttttaaatttcttttttgtttttgttttgtgttgcaAACTTATCTTTGAACAATGCGAGCAATTGATTTGACTTGGAGAGTGCAGGAATTATTTTTCTCggagttttattttgttaaaatcttTTGGAAAAAAGGCCAGTTTAGCCCCCAAACTTTTCGATTTTGGTCAATTTAGTTCCTGAACTTTTTTTTCGCTCAAGTTCACCCTAAACttttcaaatgatttaatttaggGGTGAATTTGAGCCccaaaaaaattagcatttcAATAGCAAAGTGAACCAAAAATTAGCATTTCAGGGGCAAAGTGACCCATTTCAAAAGTTTAGGGGTGAAtttgcgcccccccccccccccccccccggggtgaatttgagcgcccccccccccccccccccccccccaaaaaaaaagttcaGGGGATAAACtaaccaaaatcaaaaacttCAGGCGCGAATGTGgcattttttccaaatatttttaagcAAGTTTGAGAATTTGAAAAACCTCTTACAGCCCGCTTGTTTGGCAACCCAACAACctgggattaattaatcccaaGACTCCATTTAATCTCCCAGGCATGGGATAAATTTGTCCTACTCCCCTGCGGAGGATTAGTTTATCCCAGCCAAGAAAGTTAATTGTTTGGATGGTTTTGACCCCATTTGGAAGtgctcttttattttattatttgcaaATGTTGTTTGACTTTTCAAAGTTGGTGGTGGGAGATGGTTCAAGGATTTGGTGTTTTCCTGCCATGGATGAGATTGGTGGCGTGTTGCAGATTCCAAAGAGTGCtgcatatttaatttttggtgTTGGAACTTTTTAGCTATTTTGAGTGTGGGCAATAAAGTGAGGGTAATTGGGTAAATTTGTTACTTGACAAAGGGATGGAGTAACCCCAAGTAATACCTTCACATACCAAACAAAGTATAACATTATATAATCCCATCACTATTTTATTCCATCATTAACTCTTTCCTATCACTAATTTATCCCGCAAACCAAATGCGCTGTTATAGTTCTAGTATATTTTTACTAACCAGCCCCATCTAAGATAGTTTTCATTTCTTAATACCGTATTTATCaaccaacaacaaaaaacaGGTTGAAACAATATTTCAACACATAAATTTAGAGATTTCTTTCACCACAGCACATATGCACCCATGACTCAAACATGCATCGAGAGTATTCAGATTCAACAAGCACTCTagaaaacaaggaaaatcaAGAGAATAATGAAACTAACAAAAAGGGATGTTTTTAACATGGACCAGAAAATAGGTGATGATCATATTAGAACTTCACACCTTGGGTACTTGCAGGAACTTGGAGCATTCTTGTCATGGGCACCCCAGAAGTCCTGTCCGGCTGTGGCCTTTCAACCTCTTTTATGGAACACTTGGATAGATCATTTGTTACTTCTTGATTTTGTGTTGAGTTGTCTGAATATAGAACACATGGCCTGCATCTAATTCTCTTATCAGTTGCTGGGGATGACACCAATAGTTACACAATTTAGATGATAAAATGAAATCATTGGGAAATGTAAAGTACAGTTGGATGTTATAGGCATTAATTAAAGTCGATACCTAGGTAATGATGCATGTTGCCTTTCAGGTGGAGCAACGGTTCCACCATTTCCATAGTGTTCCTCCAAGTAAGCAAATTGCTTCTTGAATTGGTCAACAGCACTGTTAGATTAgacaagaagagaaaaatatattcagTCAATGCAAACAAGTAAACCAGAAGCAGGaatagaaaaaggaagaaaaaaattggGCCTTTCCAAGGATGCCTAAGAAGTACAATACCATAGCATGCCTccttttttctccaaaaagaaaaaagaaaagtgcCATTTTAAACGTGCTGCTTCATggacaatatatattataagag is a window of Diospyros lotus cultivar Yz01 chromosome 10, ASM1463336v1, whole genome shotgun sequence DNA encoding:
- the LOC127811399 gene encoding guanylate kinase 3, chloroplastic codes for the protein MPSSMLLRRLSTSFPRFDSTHFLCPRKPAFPFSVFGSKPQFLPTPRFVSSSCKMSDVRRPAAARIPPVDVADSAQLYQALESAVGSRFSLDPLAPNPNPLVIVISGPSGVGKDSVIKKLREIREGIHFVVTATSRAKRPGEVDGKDYIFLSKEEFLAMARSDELLEYALVYGDYKGIPKRQIREFMARGSDIVLRVDIQGAATLRRILGRSAVFIFLVAESESALVQRLIHRRTESMESLLVRIATAREEVKHIRHFDYAVVNAEGKLDSAVKLVESIIDAEKAKVRQRTVVI